The sequence CGCGTACGGTCACGATACCGACAACCTTGTTCCCGTCAACGACAGGCAGTCTACGTACCTTGTTCTCGACCATCATGTGAGCGGCGTCCCCAACGGTTTTATCCGCATCGATCGTGATAAGTGGAGTGCTCATGACGTCGCTTACCCGGACTTTGCCGGGTTTGAGATCTTTAGCGACAACCTTGCAGTTAATATCCTGTTCGGTAATCATACCTTTTGCCAGATTGTTCTGCAAAACAATACAGCTTCCCACCTCGTCGCGGCACATGACCTCGGCAGCACGAGCAACTGTCGCTTCGGATTCAAGGGTCGTAGGTTTATACCGCATTA is a genomic window of Methanoculleus sp. SDB containing:
- a CDS encoding signal transduction protein, which gives rise to MDTIHFQTKVPLKEVMRYKPTTLESEATVARAAEVMCRDEVGSCIVLQNNLAKGMITEQDINCKVVAKDLKPGKVRVSDVMSTPLITIDADKTVGDAAHMMVENKVRRLPVVDGNKVVGIVTVRDLLSVATEINEIMSDLIEINREDDMIMGICDSCGNMSDNIRPVDGVMLCPNCREEERLV